One genomic region from Salvia hispanica cultivar TCC Black 2014 chromosome 2, UniMelb_Shisp_WGS_1.0, whole genome shotgun sequence encodes:
- the LOC125206628 gene encoding probable LRR receptor-like serine/threonine-protein kinase At3g47570, translating to MVGQFTSTRGTLGNIPCEIGRLEVLRKLYLGYNNGGVPTEFGNLSRLEILSINSASLTGDIPSSVFNISSLTILTLSANSLSGSIPSFQNLPKLEKLYLDINKLTEKVELSADISPPTTEYRRVSYIELEQGTSSFSETKLLGRGSFGSVFEATLSDGLKVAVKVFNMELQGATRSFEAETTILSSIRHRNLVRIVGCCCNKEFKALIMTYVPNGSLDKWLHSNMYGLDLIQRLKIAIDVAAALEYLHHGHKFPVVHCDIKPSNVLLDQDMTAHVADFGISKLFDGGEMFIQTQTVGTIGYAGPELGIEGKVSTNGDVFSFGILLLEMFTGKRPTDDIFGEERSLKWWVSEAIEKNTATELVAPALLSCEDQHYSPKVKCMISVFELAMKCLADSADERINLIEAATALHMIYATIVAGTF from the exons ATGGTTGGGCAGTTTACCTCAACTAGAGGAACTCT TGGCAACATCCCGTGTGAAATTGGGAGACTGGAGGTGCTTAGAAAGTTGTACTTAGGGTACAATAATG GAGGAGTTCCAACAGAATTTGGAAATCTTTCAAGACTAGAGATATTAAGCATTAACAGTGCATCTCTAACCGGAGATATTCCATCTTCAGTCTTCAATATTTCTTCCTTGACAATCCTGACATTATCTGCCAATAGTTTGTCAGGAAGTATCCCATCTTTCCAAAATCTACCAAAGCTTGAGAAGTTATATCTTGATATTAACAAATTGACAG aaaaagtagaactCTCTGCTGATATATCACCACCAACTACTGAATACAGAAGAGTTTCTTACATAGAACTTGAACAAGGAACAAGTTCATTTAGTGAAACCAAACTACTTGGAAGAGGTAGCTTTGGTTCTGTATTCGAAGCAACACTTTCTGATGGGTTGAAAGTTGCTGTAAAAGTGTTCAACATGGAACTGCAAGGAGCAACAAGGAGCTTTGAGGCTGAAACTACTATACTGAGTAGCATTCGGCACAGAAACTTAGTTCGCATTGTTGGATGTTGTTGTAACAAAGAGTTTAAAGCATTGATTATGACATACGTGCCAAATGGAAGCTTGGATAAATGGTTACATTCCAACATGTATGGTTTGGATCTTATACAGAGATTGAAGATAGCAATAGATGTTGCAGCAGCCTTGGAATATCTTCACCATGGCCATAAATTCCCAGTTGTCCATTGTGATATAAAGCCAAGCAATGTGTTGCTCGATCAAGATATGACTGCTCATGTTGCTGATTTTGGTATTTCCAAGCTTTTCGATGGAGGAGAAATGTTCATCCAAACACAAACAGTGGGAACCATCGGTTACGCAGGACCAG AGTTGGGAATCGAAGGAAAAGTATCAACAAATGGGGACGTATTCAGTTTTGGAATATTGCTGCTAGAGATGTTCACTGGTAAAAGGCCAACAGACGATATATTTGGTGAAGAAAGGAGCTTAAAATGGTGGGTAAGTGAAGCTATAGAGAAGAATACAGCAACTGAATTGGTGGCGCCTGCTCTATTATCATGTGAAGATCAACATTACTCTCCAAAGGTGAAATGCATGATATCAGTGTTTGAATTGGCAATGAAATGTTTAGCTGATTCAGCCGATGAAAGAATCAACTTGATTGAAGCAGCAACTGCTTTGCACATGATCTATGCTACAATTGTGGCAGGTACATTTTAG
- the LOC125206629 gene encoding receptor-like protein 33 — translation MENFTFSFALSIIFLSSFAFSLNSIITDKHALISFKNSITSDPYAILSTNWSQNTSVCSWVGVSCGLKHSRVTSLDLSGYDLVGTVDPHLGNLTFLRYLDISSNSFMGILPFELSRLRRLEMMNVGVNSFTGEIPTWLGNLPHLEELSLYNNTFFGTIPASLFNISMLQVLDLSNNQLSGFIPHVIFNVSSLREIRIRNNSLSGQLPNDMCNNMPNIKRLSLHRNRLEGQIPPSIWKCKHLELLSLSYNNFIGSIPREIGRLGYLTELYLGYNNGFQGGIPAEIGNVSRLEKLNIASASLTGEIPSSVFNISSLTQLGIYNNSLSGQLPNDMCNNMPNIKRLSLHRNRLEGQIPPSIWKCKHLELLSLSYNNFIGSIPREIGRLGYLTELYLGYNNGFQGGIPAEIGNVSRLEKLNIASASLTGEIPSSIFNISSLTQLGIYNNSLSGWLPSDMCNNMPNIKLLLLFRNQLEGQIPPNIWKCTHLDELALSFNNFSGNIPREIGRLSYLTELYLGYNNGFQGHIPADIWNCKHLEILYLYNNNLSGTISRAIGNASMLRQLDLSYNHFTGEIPTSITNASQLTDIYLSSNSFTGSVPDFGNLRQLQVLGLSENNLTGVDSPNQELGFLSSLTNCRNLTFLDISNNPMMNGILPASIGNFSTSLSSFLASNCSIRGTIPPQISNLRNLEVFDLSKNQLAGFIPTTFPVGCNLKSLNLNGNKLAGFLPQSLSNCPGLQVLDIGNNRIQDTFPVWTGNLTDLRVLILRSNNFSGAISSHTSKIRLPFPMLQVFDVSRNAFIGSLPHGYIRNFKAMMDVQDNHRGDQGWFSFSYGYSLTLTVKGLELEYRRILITLTTVDMSSNRFSGSIPNSIGNLNSLIYLNLSHNCLTGGIPASLGNITELESLDLSSNRLEGKIPRELTKLTFLSVINLSMNNLSGLIPQSSGQFPTFDNTSYVGNSGLCGFPLTRKCEEPSPRAMLQEDDHDYGILEGLRWQAVVSGYGCGFVIGGIVGCVILGYGRPKWLVEWIYRFYRIKMRSRRGNVAPQRRRI, via the exons ATGGagaattttactttttcctttGCTCTTTCGATCATTTTCTTAAGTAGCTTTGCCTTCTCCTTGAATTCTATCATCACCGATAAACATGCTCTTATTTCCTTCAAAAACTCCATCACTTCCGACCCTTATGCTATTTTGAGCACCAATTGGTCTCAAAATACATCAGTCTGTAGTTGGGTTGGTGTGTCGTGCGGCCTCAAACACAGCCGTGTCACGTCTCTCGATCTCTCTGGCTATGACCTTGTTGGAACTGTTGATCCACATCTAGGAAACCTAACGTTTCTCAGATATTTAGACATCAGTTCCAACAGTTTCATGGGGATCTTACCATTTGAGCTCTCTAGACTGCGCCGTTTGGAAATGATGAATGTGGGAGTGAATTCATTCACCGGAGAAATACCAACATGGTTGGGTAATTTACCTCACCTGGAAGAACTCTCTTTGTACAACAACACTTTCTTCGGTACAATTCCTGCGTCTTTGTTTAACATCTCCATGTTACAAGTATTAGACTTGTCCAATAATCAATTAAGTGGTTTCATTCCACATGTTATTTTTAACGTGTCTTCCCTTAGAGAAATTAGAATTAGAAATAATAGCCTATCAGGCCAGCTTCCAAATGATATGTGCAACAATATGCCCAACATCAAAAGATTGTCACTCCATAGGAACCGACTTGAAGGGCAGATTCCGCCAAGTATATGGAAATGCAAACATCTTGAGCTGTTATCATTATCCTACAACAATTTCATTGGAAGCATCCCACGTGAAATTGGAAGACTGGGCTATCTTACAGAATTGTACTTGGGGTACAATAATGGCTTTCAAG GAGGAATTCCGGCTGAAATAGGAAATGTTTCAAGATTAGAGAAATTAAACATTGCAAGCGCTTCTCTAACAGGAGAAATTCCATCTTCAGTCTTCAACATTTCTTCCTTGACACAGTTGGGAATATATAACAATAGTTTATCAGGCCAGCTTCCAAATGATATGTGCAACAATATGCCCAACATCAAAAGATTGTCACTCCATAGGAACCGACTTGAAGGGCAGATTCCGCCAAGTATATGGAAATGCAAACATCTTGAGCTGTTATCATTATCCTACAACAATTTCATTGGAAGCATCCCACGTGAAATTGGAAGACTGGGCTATCTTACAGAATTGTACTTGGGGTACAATAATGGCTTTCAAG GAGGAATTCCGGCTGAAATAGGAAATGTTTCAAGATTAGAGAAATTAAACATTGCAAGCGCTTCTCTAACAGGAGAAATTccatcttcaatcttcaacattTCTTCCTTGACACAGTTGGGAATATATAACAATAGTTTATCAGGTTGGCTACCAAGTGATATGTGCAACAATATGCCCAACATCAAATTATTGTTACTCTTTAGGAACCAACTTGAAGGGCAGATTCCGCCAAATATCTGGAAATGCACACATCTCGATGAGTTAGCATTATCCTTCAACAATTTTAGTGGAAACATCCCGCGTGAAATTGGAAGACTGAGCTATCTTACAGAATTGTACTTGGGGTACAATAATGGCTTTCAAG GTCATATTCCAGCAGATATATGGAACTGCAAACATCTTGAGATCTTGTACTTATACAACAACAATCTCAGTGGAACCATCTCTCGTGCAATTGGAAATGCAAGCATGCTTAGACAGTTGGACTTGTCGTACAATCATTTCACAG GTGAAATTCCAACCTCTATCACCAATGCTTCTCAGCTTACTGATATATACTTGAGCAGTAACTCATTCACCGGTTCTGTTCCCGACTTTGGTAATCTAAGACAGCTGCAAGTCCTTGGCCTTAGCGAAAATAATCTGACTGGAGTAGACTCGCCGAATCAAGAATTGGgatttctctcttctttaacaaACTGCCGCAATTTGACGTTCTTGGATATTAGTAACAATCCGATGATGAATGGTATCCTTCCGGCTTCCATTGGAAACTTTTCTACTTCTCTTTCCAGCTTTTTAGCATCTAACTGCAGCATCAGAGGTACAATTCCTCCTCAAATTTCCAATTTGAGGAATTTGGAGGTTTTTGATTTATCCAAGAATCAACTAGCAGGATTCATCCCAACTACATTTCCAGTGGGTTGTAATCTTAAGTCACTCAACTTGAATGGTAATAAGTTGGCAGGATTTTTACCCCAATCTCTTTCCAATTGTCCTGGTCTGCAGGTTCTCGATATTGGAAACAATAGAATACAAGACACCTTTCCAGTTTGGACTGGAAATCTCACTGATCTTCGCGTCCTCATATTGAGATCCAACAACTTTAGTGGTGCCATTTCATCTCACACTTCCAAGATTAGGCTTCCTTTCCCCATGCTCCAAGTTTTCGATGTATCCCGTAATGCATTCATTGGCAGTCTGCCCCATGGATATATTAGGAATTTCAAAGCGATGATGGATGTACAGGATAATCATCGAGGAGATCAAGGATGGTTTTCATTTAGTTATGGATACTCATTGACATTAACAGTGAAAGGTTTGGAACTGGAATATAGGAGAATTTTGATAACCTTGACCACAGTTGACATGTCATCCAACAGATTCTCAGGAAGTATCCCAAACTCCATAGGAAATTTGAATTCCTTGATATATCTGAATCTGTCTCACAATTGCCTCACAGGAGGTATACCTGCATCTCTTGGAAACATTACGGAACTTGAGTCGTTGGACCTGTCTTCAAACCGATTGGAGGGGAAAATTCCAAGAGAGCTAACAAAGCTCACATTTCTTTCTGTGATAAACCTTTCCATGAATAATCTTTCAGGGCTGATACCCCAATCGAGTGGCCAGTTTCCCACATTTGACAATACATCATATGTTGGGAATTCTGGACTATGTGGATTTCCATTAACAAGAAAATGTGAAGAGCCTTCGCCTCGAGCGATGCTGCAAGAAGATGATCATGATTATGGTATTCTAGAGGGACTCCGTTGGCAAGCTGTTGTTTCCGGATATGGATGTGGATTTGTAATTGGTGGTATTGTGGGTTGTGTGATTCTTGGATATGGAAGGCCTAAATGGTTGGTGGAATGGATCTACAGATTTTACAGGATAAAGATGAGAAGCCGTAGAGGAAATGTGGCACcacaaagaagaagaatataa